From the genome of Tripterygium wilfordii isolate XIE 37 chromosome 6, ASM1340144v1, whole genome shotgun sequence:
ATGATGTGCTTTAAACATCTATATATACAATAAATGAACGCAAGTTTTAAAACAGACATAATAAATTACTATAACATTTCACCTCCTATTAAAGGAGTTATCTTATAATTCATCCCTGCAATCCTCCTCTCATCAAAATAtctgaaaagaagaagaagaaaataagatcATGAAGAGCTTTGCGAATGCATCAACCTTGATCGTCTTGTTGGTGTTAACATGTGGAGCCGTGATGACAATGGCATACGTCCCGTATCCGCCGGAACCCCCAATTTACAGGTCTGAAATTCCACCGGAACCTAGACCAGGATACTACAAGTACTTGAACTATTGTCTTTCCAAGTTCAGTGTAGAGTGCAAAAAAGAATTGCTTTGCTATGCGGCTCTGGATGTTTTGGTCACCGATGCTTGCTGCCACAATCTTGTTCGTATGGGTAAAAAATGCTATATTGACTATGTGGATTACGTCTTCACAATACCAAAGTTTACTAAAGGTGCACGCAAGGGGCATGCAAGGGCCAATCGATTATGGAATACTTGTTATTTAAGACTGAACCATTAGTCATGACAAAAAAGATTGTCTTCAATGGTTCTTTAAATAAGTACAAGATATATACAATGTTATATGAAATGTTTTACGTTTAATATACAATAATGTGCAAAACTTCCACAAATATTAcatgctatataggctgtaacaacaaaaaaaaatatgaagaaaatacaatatttgttatttataggcaaagggtCTTCCAAATTTACTTGATTTTACCTTGACCTTGGAGTgtttaatcaatgaaattgtAAGGCAGCCGGCCGGACCATATTCAATCATGCATCTTCTACATATGTTATCAATTTTGGAAAAAGACAAAATCCCAACAACATCTATTCCAAAAATATCCCAACAATGAATGAGTGTCACGCAATGCTGTGATGTTTTTGGAATGGAGGTTTGATGGCATGTGTAGCAATGATGTATATCATCTTATCCATCAATGCATCAATTGTTATTCACTCAGTAATTGAACTTACTAACCTTTCGCAAAAAAAGAGCCTAATTAAACTTTGACGGTTAGGTCCGTACACATAAAAATTTCTTACTTAACAATAgaataagttgggtcaaaactcattGCGTGGCCATAAAAATAGTACTGTCAAtaagaatcaaactcaagactCTCAAATCCCTACCTCTAGTCAATAGAAATTCACCCACTAGTGCTATCAACTTATCCATCAAGGCATCAATTGTCAAAGTCATTCATCAATGAACTTACTAacctttcaccaaaaaaaaaagggcagaTCACATGacatttttcaattttgacGAGAAATCTATTAATTGTAGGATAAGGTGTCTAGTTTCCCCAACCAAAAGATCTCTATTAAGGATATCTTCAAATCTTAGTGAGTAATTGAGGAAAGATTTTAAAGACGTACTTATTATTATTGAGGCCTACTTTTCAAACATTGTATGCACTCATGGCCATATTTCCAgctacacacatatatatatatatatacacattattAAATATAGATAGATACACACAAAAGAGAGGTCAATTCTATAATTTAAGGATACATTAATAGACAACACTAACCAATGCGCCATCATTTCATAAAGAGCACTAACCTACTTCAATTCATAAGCTACACACTTCAACTAATCCTAGCATCTAGCATGCATGTCTCTTTGAatctttatatgtatatgtataataGAAGCTTGGTAGCGGGGACTCCAACTTTATGAACTTCCCCCAATACGAATAATaggacccttttttttttccctctttttagGATagcaattgttgtataataccGTAGCTTAGCTAATCCACCAAACCTTCTTGCTAGTTCCAATGGACTCTAGACGATACAATGATGTGGTTCCATGAATGTAACCCGTAAGATGttgattttgtgtttatttttcttacatAAATTGTGTTAATTTATTTGTAATATATTGACTAAGTTTAAATAATATAGACTTACAAACTTAACATATAGCTTTCGAGCAATATACAATTTATAAGGCCAAATGTTATCGACGCCCCTTATAGTTTATAAGTCATTTCGGGTTGCATCTTCTGTGGTTCAAAAATTTTGACAGATATCGCTTAGATTGATTTATTGTGAGATTCcttcatccattttttttttgttatactaACTAAAGCAAGTCTGAGAACACTGTTATTTTGGCATCTCACGGAGAAGATGGTTGAAGAGGAATGTATTATCCTAAGTGAGAATTTGTTTCTTACAACAATGTAGAATGTTTTTACGTAttttccatgaaaaaaaaatggcattGACTATGAACTATATGGGGGCGTCGGTAACATTTACGCGCACTTTTATAATATTACGTACTTTGCTTCCAAAACACACATGGAATGATGGAACCAGACAACTAGAGAGAGCTAATGAAGTTAGCTGTTCAATGGTCGTAGGTACATAAATCTCCTTCACGTACGTGTGAATGGTGTACCTTGACACACGTGGTGAGATATTGGACCATTgagaatttaatttatattcCATAGCTATGGATCATGGACCGTCGGATAGGGGGGAGCGAAACTTTATTTAGATGCAACATTCATGTACGGTACATATGAGGCAGCATGAGTCGCTTAGATAATGGTCATATGTATAGTATCTCATAGAGATATCGAGTTCGGGCCTCCTCATTCTCTCATTCccctttaataaaaaaaaaaacaatagcgAGGCAACACTGTAATATACTAAATCTTGACCATGGGAAGCTGGATGCCCAACTAAGGGACTTAAGTTCAACTCAtgagaatcaaattcaactaTCCATATCAACAACCTACGACTTATCAGGTGATTGGAGAGAGTGGGACGATCGAAATATCCGGTacttacattaaaaaaaaagtttaatgatagatttttgtaataaaaaaaacagtCCCATTCCATTGAATGAGTAGGTATAGCGACAAGGACAAGCTTCTATACATATTATTAAGTATCATGtattattattgaaaaaaaaaaaccatcatcATCTCTTCTGGTGAAGCGTTTATGGTCCATGTCTCAAAAAGTACCAATTCCGACCCACGCAACGTTTAATCCCCCAAACAAATTAATTGCACGTCATTCAATCATGAGTCGCAGTAGTGCTTGCTGCCATAAACAAACTGGGCTAAGGAAATTGGCACTCCATAGCCTCTTTATCAGGCAAGTGCTTTTTCTTATACGTGAAAACAAGTTAATAAttccaaagaaagaaagtgcTGAGCCAACAAATAAACAACAGAATATATGAAGGTCCATGCCTTAACTTTGAAGTGAAATGTGGGGCTCTCTCTATCGCAGGCATGCATGTCCTGTGCTGTGCTTTTGTGGTTATGAATTATGATTGAAAGTTGGGACGACAACTCTTGTAATACATGCCAAGGAGAACGGATAGAATCCTGATGAGCGATGAGCATGTGGTGTGCCTAGTGATGTACGTAATTCAGGCCTGCCTAGCCCGGAGGCAGCTCACAAGACACAAGTTTTGCAGGCCGGCTCACGAAACTCATAACCCCTTGCCCGACAAGCAAaagtgttgtgttgtgttgtggtTAGGTGATGAGATTTCACATCGATTAAGTAAGGAATGAGCGGGTAATAAATAAGAAGTTCGCACAACCTAACACAATATGATCAGTTTTCTGAACCTAAGCAAGGACGTGGGCTCTAGAAGAGCAAATCCGTGAGGGTTTCGATTCAGAACAGACAATATCATACTGTTGTTGGGCTCCAACTTTTCGGAAGATATAAAGACTAAAGACCTTCATCATTAGGATCAAACATGTGACACTTAGTGGGTAAAATCATGTGCTATGAAAAGAGTACATAATTTTCTTGACGCATCCACTTTGGTGAGTGATGTTGTATCCATAGCTATCCTTTTTGTGAGTAATTTGATGCTTGGATGGATGTAATTTGTGTGTTTGGAGCAATGCTGTACAGAATAAAATGGGTCAGAACATAAATGGGCCTTATCATTTTGGGATCGCTTGGCCTGGGCCAGAGTAAGAACATGCTTGAAATGGGCCTTAGTTTTGGGACAAACATATCATATGATAGGCTCTTGCAATTATGGGCCGAAACACCATCCAAAAAATTTGGAGACTCCCAATCCCGATCCCgttaagaaaaatatttgagaCCCCCCATTTTATGATCCTCATTTTACTCacaattcatatgaattatTGAATTATTGGTGGTATGTAGTATTGCTATTTTTGTAATCCTGCTCTTTCTGTAATCCTGAAGTTGGGAGATGATGGAAAAGGCAGAATCATAGTTTCTTAAGTTGTACACTATATAATCAATTAATCCTGCTGCCTGCTCATTTGATTCGACTCCCCTACATTTCTAATTGTATATGTATGATGATGTCTACCACTATCGGCTCTCCAATTATTCGTTCAATTAATACTTTGTTTTGAAGCAAAATTGGTGGCACgttatatcttttttttattgactaAGAGGTTAAGGAATATTATGCACCAACActtacaaagaaacaaaaatatgtatatatatatatatgtatgtatgtatatatactaaCATAACATGAACATTATCTTACATAAGGTCCAGGTTCACACTTTTCTTTGAGGCAAGGACAATTCTAGAGACCCCtcaaaatttgatccccaaaagtctctcaaatctatgtagcattaaaatatcaattgattaaaaacacacatgtaggacccacttcacatccaacccttcacattaaatgggggtcttttgagTTCACTTTTTtgaggtctcaagcattatcttaGGGCAAACATATGTTTACTCATTGTTGTTGAAGAATATATTATCATTTGAAAATGCCGTCCTACCAAACTTCATTTTTGACCTTTCAATCATCATAGACAAAGTGTTTTTTGACCTATTCAGTAGGGAAAATCCCATCTGTTAGAGGTGGGATCcttgttattatttttctgcTTTAGTTTCCGTCTTGTAAGCCAGATTTTTAGTGTCTTCTAAATCAGAAGAGATTCACAAATAGAATTCTTGAAAGCTCTGATTTCTAACAGGAAtctaataaaataacaaaaaaactaAGAAATATTGGGTAATGTAATTTTAATCATTGAATGAGTCGTCAATTTTCAACTTAGTgattgaaaattgtttcaatatacaCACAAGGACTTATTTTTTACTGTTCGAGAAgattttttatattgattttttatgccACGTCAATAGTTTGATAATCCGAATAGTCGAAAATCTGCTCAAAtgtgcatattgaaacaatttttaacATTTGATGTTCAAGTTGAAACGTTTGAACATTTAATGACCGAGTTAGATATAATCAACTCTTTCAATGACCACAAATTATATTACCCGTGAAACGCCATTATTTTAAATTTCTCccctttctttttaaatttatgGAATATTGACTAAAGGTTAATTTTGTAACTTCATAGGTTCATATTCGTTCCTGACCGTTAAATACCGACAGTGCCCGCTTGTGGTTCCCGGAGAACCTTCCATCGACTTATTCTTCTTCTCGTGTGTTGATTTCGTCGAAGAATTTCATCAATGGCGGAGAAGAGCAAAATATTGATCATTGGAGGGACTGGATACATCGGAAAATTCATAGTGGAGGCCAGTGCAAAATTAGGTCACCCAACCTTCGCCTTGGTTAGGGAGAGCACTGTCTCTGACCCTGTCAAGGGCAAAATCATCGAAAACTTCGAGAGCTTGGGAGTCACATTGATCTATGTATAAATTTACTAATTAAACAACAACTTCTCTCTAATTTTGATGGTGATCAGGTTTTCATATAGATCGATTGTTCTGTTATTGCAGGGAGACCTTTACAATCATGAGGGCTTGGTGGCAGCAATTAAGCAGGTCGATGTGGTGATATCAACGGTTGGTCACTTGCAGATAGCAGATCAGGTCAAGATTATCGCTGCCATTAAAGAAGCCGGCAATATTAAGGTGAGTGATTATGATACATTCCGCAGTATTTGATCAATTTAATCTAGTTGGGCTTCTATATGAATCATGCTATTACTGTGATGAAATCTCATATAATAATGTCCTTGAATTGTTCAGAGATTTCTTCCTTCGGAGTTTGGAACTGATGTTGATCGCAACAGTGCTGTGGAGCCAGCAAAATCTGCATTTGCAGGCAAGGTTCAAATCCGCCGCGCAATTGAGGCTGAAGGGGTTCCCTATACTTATGTATCTAGCAACTGTTTCGCTGGCTATTATCTCCCTACACTGTCTCAGCCTGGAGCAACTGCTGCTCCAAGAGACAAAGTCACCATCCCAGGCGATGGAAATCGCAAGGGTAAGCAAATAGTATCCCCAAATTCATTCTCATCACTGTCATGGCGTTCATTTGATAATACAACATTCATATGCCTATGCCACACATTCATATctgcatatataaataatttttttttttcatttagcCAATCTTTGTGAAGGCACAAATTTTGAACTGTATTAGAGAAACTGGATTATTTTTATTGAAACTAGATACAATTATGCAATAACTTAGTTTCATTCATTTTCTGATGAAAAGGAGCATGTTTTCATTTAGTTTCATGTTCAGTTGACAAAGGTTATTATGTAACAGCCTGCCCCTCCCTAAGCCTTgttaatattgtccgctttaggcCAGCCCATACTAACCCGCACAGGTTTAATATTCTGAACTtcacttcttttcttgaacgatGTGAGATTTAGAGTACTAAGTCCCTTCACCACCGAGCTTGACAGAGACTTGTGCTGGGTGCTAATAGTATTCCTAAGCGTGAGCCCCACACTAACAATCCTGGGGCCTCAGCTCCGGGCCCAGGAGAACAAATTCCTGTGAGCTGGTATGGGCTGGTCCAAAGCAGTCAATATTTTCGAGACTCAGGGAGGAGCGCGCTGTTACACATTAATAAGCATTCTACTAAATTAGCAAAGATGTTTAGTACATAGTCTCACAATATGCATATTTGTGTGGACTGCAGCTGTTTTTTCCGTGGAACGAGACATTGGAACCTATACTATCAAAGCTGTAGATGACCCAAGAACCTTGAATAAGATCGTATACATGAGGCCTCCTAAAAACACTCTCTCGTTTAACGAGCTCATTGCGATTTGGGAGAAGTTGCTTGGGAAGACCCTGGAGAAAACTTATCTTTCAGAGGAGGAAGTTCTAAAGAGCATCCAAGGTTAGTTGAAAAGTTCCCGATCTTctaatttctttggtttttgtCAATTATAAGCATGCTTTTGAAACGTATAGTAGATGCATGCTTGTGAAACGTATAGTAGATGGTTCACATTGTTTAATCTGTTATCGGCTACCTACTCTCGCAGAGACTCCATTTCCGTATAATATTGGTATAGCAATCAACCATTCAGTCTTTGTGAATGGTGATCTGACCAACTTTGAGATTGAGCCATCATTTGGAGCAGAGGCCTCTGAGCTATACCCAGATGTTAAATACACCAGTGTGGAAGAATACCTCCAACAATTTGTTTGAATCATTGTGTATATTTACTTGCATTTGTCATTGTTACAATAAAACATGTAATTTGGTGGTTTATAGTTGTCTGCTGAAATGTACTGTATTGTGCCTATGTACTCAGTTCTCTTCCAACGTAATATGTGTGAAAAAGATGCAGCTCCCTCCAAAGTTCTATAATCCTATTATCTTGTATCTATGGCAGTTCAATGTACAGGAATCTGCGTTTCGCTTTTTCTTTTGAAGAAAATTGAAGGTGACTTTTTTACTAATGTATTTGCATTGTCAAAACCATGCTAAAACTTTTATATAAAAGCACATTTTGAACACGAAAATGCTAAGGATCTCCCAGCTATTCCTGAGCTGGActcacatgatccatgtgaaactCTGAGCCCCAGATGCCCCACATGTTTTATATGAATTGTGTGCGTCAATCTCGACATTTAGGATAACTGAGACAAAAAACACTAGGATCCATAAGATTTCTGTTTTGAACATAGCAATGGCTTACATTGGGTATTTGCGTGTTTACAGTGACTCCACCTCCATTCAATCTTCTTCTTGCGCTCAACCATTCGGTGTTTATCAAGGGTGATCACACCATCTTTGATATTGATCCAGCAATTGGTTACGAGGCCATTGAGATATACCCGGATGTCAAGTACACGACCGTTGAAGAATACCTTAAATGATTTGTTTAAATCTGTCTTTGTTTGACATGAGTAGTTGTCATAATAAACATTTGAGTAGTTGTTGGAGGTTTATTGCAGATCAGCTGTCTGTAAGTCCTCTTCCAAAACAACTTCTGTCAAATGATGTTGAGTATTTAGTTTTGTAGAGTGTTGGTTTAGATGAAATCTGTTGAATTTAAGTAATTTTGAAAATGGTTATAAAAATATGCATTATTTATCCTTGTGTCTCATATTTCCGCACTAGAAAGCTCTTGTCCGTTTAATCCATACGGCTTTGCCTTCCTAGACGCAACATTAgctcatactagtttgagcccAGTAAAAACGTATAGTTAGAAAGTTTTGACATATTAAATTATGCACTTTACTTCTTGCCATGAGCAATGTGAGATTTAGAGCAGAAAATCCTCTCGCCATTTGGTAACTCGCACCCAACTCCATCGAACTTGACACTGCAAATACTTATGGCCCTACTCACTCGAGCCGGATATCACAGGTTTAGCAAGCTAGTCAAAACACTGGATTGGAGTCTTTGTTGGTGAGAGATGTATATGCAAACATATAATAGACGAATAAAACTCTTCGCGTGAATTAAAATTTAAACCTGATTAAGGCAGTAAAAACTTTTGCTAATCAATATACAtgtctttctttatttcttagCTTCATCTActctttttcacttttcaaaTGGAAGAAACTCAGTTCTGATATAATGCAAGTATTACATGTATCTACAGTTCAGGTTCCACAACAACTGTGCACAATTCTGAACCACTGGATTCAAGTAGCTGCCTTAAATGAATTCAAGGAGTTTCTTTCCAAACCATAGGTTACGCTCAGATTTTTGGCAATGGCAGGGGGTGCCGGTGGCGGGGGGCCATGGCCCTCTTAATTCGATCCATGAAGCACGCTGATCATGCTCTGGTTGCTTTCCGGTACCTGAATATGGTGCCGGCGCTGACGCCGGCGCCAGTGCCTTTCTCGCTTTAACATATCGTGGTTTTCCTTGCTGAGATTCCCACCTCACCCACCTCAGCCCATTCAGTTCTTCTTCACTTGGCATGCCtgattttcacaaaaaa
Proteins encoded in this window:
- the LOC120000749 gene encoding protein DOWN-REGULATED IN DIF1 11-like gives rise to the protein MTMAYVPYPPEPPIYRSEIPPEPRPGYYKYLNYCLSKFSVECKKELLCYAALDVLVTDACCHNLVRMGKKCYIDYVDYVFTIPKFTKGARKGHARANRLWNTCYLRLNH
- the LOC119999778 gene encoding eugenol synthase 1-like isoform X1, whose translation is MAEKSKILIIGGTGYIGKFIVEASAKLGHPTFALVRESTVSDPVKGKIIENFESLGVTLIYGDLYNHEGLVAAIKQVDVVISTVGHLQIADQVKIIAAIKEAGNIKRFLPSEFGTDVDRNSAVEPAKSAFAGKVQIRRAIEAEGVPYTYVSSNCFAGYYLPTLSQPGATAAPRDKVTIPGDGNRKAVFSVERDIGTYTIKAVDDPRTLNKIVYMRPPKNTLSFNELIAIWEKLLGKTLEKTYLSEEEVLKSIQETPFPYNIGIAINHSVFVNGDLTNFEIEPSFGAEASELYPDVKYTSVEEYLQQFV
- the LOC119999778 gene encoding eugenol synthase 1-like isoform X2, with translation MAEKSKILIIGGTGYIGKFIVEASAKLGHPTFALVRESTVSDPVKGKIIENFESLGVTLIYGDLYNHEGLVAAIKQVDVVISTVGHLQIADQVKIIAAIKEAGNIKRFLPSEFGTDVDRNSAVEPAKSAFAGKVQIRRAIEAEGVPYTYVSSNCFAGYYLPTLSQPGATAAPRDKVTIPGDGNRKAVFSVERDIGTYTIKAVDDPRTLNKIVYMRPPKNTLSFNELIAIWEKLLGKTLEKTYLSEEEVLKSIQVTPPPFNLLLALNHSVFIKGDHTIFDIDPAIGYEAIEIYPDVKYTTVEEYLK
- the LOC120000987 gene encoding uncharacterized protein LOC120000987, which gives rise to MNQRSFVVIFLFWAVLTIVTPTLIFLSESSESESGCNGMPSEEELNGLRWVRWESQQGKPRYVKARKALAPASAPAPYSGTGKQPEHDQRASWIELRGPWPPATGTPCHCQKSERNLWFGKKLLEFI